The sequence below is a genomic window from Rhodococcus sp. 4CII.
GAGCGCCTCCGAGCGGTCGTGCAATTCGCGCCAGGACGTGCTGTGGCCGAGAAAGCGGAACGCGGCCTGATCGGGCTTCGTCTCCGCGTGCGTCGCAACCCAGTTGTTCCAGTGGTTGCGTCGGGATTGCAGTGGCTGCTCCAGCAGCTCGCTACCTGATGACATGTGGTGGGTGATCCCTTCGCTGTACTCGTACCCGGCGCGCGTGTGCCTGTCCGGACCTTCACCGAGCTGTGACGAGTATTACAGATCTCGACGTCTATCGGAACAATCTTGTTAACCGAAATTCGCATCAACTCCGGAAATTCGGAGCACGTTTCGCCAGCATCGCATTGACACCTTCGACGAAGTCGGGTGCCTGCAGAAGTTCCGCCTGGCCCGCCTTCTCGCGGTCGAGCGACGCATCCAGAGCTGTCAGTGTCGCCGCGGTGAGTGCCCGCTTGGTCAGTGCGATCGCCCGCCTCGGCCCCCGGGCCAGCCGGGTCGCCACGGCGTCGACGTGCGCGGCGAGTTCATCCGGAGGTAGGACACCCGCAATCAGGCCCTCCCGCTCCGCCTCCGAAGCGGGTAAGCGCTCTCCGAGAAGGGCCATCCGGGTGGCCCGTGCCCGGCCGATGGATGCCGCGATCAGGGCAATGGAACCGCCATCGGGCATCAGCCCGATGTTGACGAATGCGAGGAGTAGATACGCGTTGTCGGAGGTATACGTCAGATCGGCCGTCAGGGCGATGGACGCGCCGACCCCCGCGGCGGCTCCGTTCACCTGGGCAATGACCGGCACCGGCAACTGGACGACGGCACGAATCACCCTGTTGGCGGATTCCATCACCACCTCTGCCGGCGCTTCCCGGCCTCCGGCCGCGGCCGCGGCCGCGAGATCGGCTCCCGTGCTGAATGCCCTGCTGCCCGCCCCCGCGATGACCACGACACGAACAGAAGAGTCCGTGGCGGCCGCCGTGAGCACGTCACCCAGCGCCGACATGTGTGTCAGGTCGAGGGCATTCATCCGATCGGGCCGGTCGATCGTGATCCGGAGGATGCCGGCCTCGTTGACGACGTGCAGCCCGTCGACGGCCGGGGCGGTCACGACACCACTCCGAGGCGCGAGTCGACCGTGTGCGCAAGCCGTCCGGTAATGATCGATTCCGCCTCCGAGACCATCCGGGACACGAGCTCGCGCACGGTCGGGATGTCGTCGATCAGGCCCTGGCTCTGACCCGCGGTCCAGATTCCGGCGTCGAGATCGCCCCTCTCGAAGACCGTGCGGCCCCGGGGGCGGGCGACGAGATGCTGGATGTCGGCGAACTCGCAGCCCCGGGACTCGATGTCGACCGGGGATTCGACCGTACACATGAACCGGGTACCCATGTTCACGCCATCGGCGTCGAGAGCGAGCGCTGCGACCAGGCCGCGCGCGTCCGCGATCCCACCCGACGCGATCACCGGGATCGTGAGCTTTCGGGTGGCGGCCGGAATCAGGATCGGACCCGCGACGTCGTCCTCACCGGGGTGGCCGGCGCATTCGAAGCCGTCGATGCTGACCGCGTCGACGCCTACCTGTTCGGCGTTCATCGCGTGCCGCACACTCGTGCACTTGTGGATCACCTTGATCCCCGCATCCTCGAGATGCGGGAGGTGATCCACCGGATTGGAGCCGGCGGTCTCGACGATGCCGATTCCGGAATCGATGATCGCCTGGCGGTATTCGGCGTACGGCGGCGGCGTGATCGACGGGAGGATCGTGAGATTCACGCCGAACGCCTCGGTGAATTTCGTCCTCACGTCAGTTCACCTCGTCGACCGCGCCGCCAACTCATGATTCAGCTACCTCCGATTGTTCGAGCTGTGACGTCCAGGAGCGCACGATCGTCCAGAGACAGCGGACACATGCGAATTTCTGTTAACTTATTCGTCGCGTTCCGTGCGTGTCAATACCCCTCTGGCCCGTCATCGACCAGATTCACCGGCACTTTCCACACATGTTGCGCGATGCCCTGCCTGCATCAGGCCCTCAACCGATCCGACGATGCGAAAGTCTCGGTTAAGATCATCGACAGCTAAACTGGCGGATGACTGCCGATTACTGGAGGTGACCGTGGCTCGGACCAGCGCGGCGGCCGGTGCCGCCACCGACCGGCCGATCCGCCGTCGCCCGAAGAATCGCAAGGCCCAGATCGCGAACGTTGCGGCCGAAGCCTTCAGCGAGCGCGGCTACCACGCGGTCGGTGTCGACGAGATCGCGGCGACCATCGGGATCTCCGGTCCGGCCCTCTACCGGCATTTCCCGAACAAGTACGCCCTGCTCGTGCATGCGGCCACGACGACCGCCGACGCACTGCAGGCCGCGGCGGAGGGCGCGCTCGACGCCGTCGCCGGACTCGGCCCCGCAGACCAGCTCGACCATCTGGTCTCCGCGCTCGTCGCCAACAGCATCGAGCACCGCAAGGTCGCCGGACTCTATCGCTGGGAGGGCCGGTACCTCGAGGCCGACGACCGCACCCGGATCCGTTCCGTGTTCGTCCACGTCACCGGGTGCGTGGCGGCGCCGCTTCGGGAGATCCGTCCCGAACTCACCGCCGTCGACGCCACGACGCTGGGCGCGTCGACCCTGAGTGTGATGGCAAGCATCAGTGCGCATCGGACCACTCTCGCGACACGCCGGCTCGGCGCGCTCCTGAAGTCGGCGTGCGCATCGATACTCGATGCGTCGCTCCCGCCCGCCGTCGCCGACGCGGGCACGGACTCGGGGACGGATGGCGTCCGGGGCCTGACGGTGACGTCCAAGCGCGAACTGCTGATCATCGAGGCCGGGAAGATCTTCGACCGGCACGGGTACCACGACTCGAGCATCGAGGAGATCGGCTCCGCCGCCGGCATCAACGCCTCGAGCGTGTACCGCCACTTCCCCAGCAAGGCAGACCTTCTCGCGGCCGTCTTCTACCGCGCCTCCGATCGGCTGGCCGTGGCCACCTCGGCTGCCCTGTCCACCGCCACCGACCCCGAGGATGCGCTGCGCAAACTCGCCGAATCCTACCTCGAACTCTCGTTCCGGAATCCGGAAGTGCTGTCGGTGTACTTCGCTGAGATCGGCAACCTCCCCAAGAACGAGCGGACCAACCTGCGCAACGTGCAGCGCCTGCACGTCGAGGAATGGGTCCATCTGGTGACGGCGGTGCGGACCGAACTCTCGGCGCCGGAGGCGCGGTTCCTGGTACACGCGGCGCTGGGGCTGGTCCTCGATATCGGCCGACTGGTCCACTTCGACACCCGCGAGGAGTCGCGGGCACGCCTCCACACCCTGATGACGGCCGTACTCCTGGGCCACTGAGCTTCTCGAGGTGATCGAGTCGTGCCCTCGGTCGGCTCCCCGGGGGGCACGGAACGTCAGGCTGCGCGGCGACGACTCCCGCGATGATTGTCGTTGTCCGCTCCCAGGTCCCGGGGGCGGTAGCCCACCGGATATCCGGGGTAACTGCGGTTGTGCGGATCCCGCGCGGCCTTCGACACCCGCCGTGGCGGCAGGAAGCGCACGAGCCGAGCACGGACCCGCAGCGCGCGGCGGGACGCGCTCTGCGGCAGGTGCGGTGCGGCAGGGAACCCGAAGGCCGCCAGCATCATCGGGTCGAGGAGCGAGTACACCCCCTGCGCGACGAACGGCCGGAGCGGCGCCGGGAACCAGGAACAGAACAATTTCAGTGTGTAGGTGCCGACCCGATGATTGTCGTCGGTGTACCGGAAGTGCCTCCGCTCGTAGTCGGTCTTGAACCGGTAGAAGTCCGCGTAGCTCTCGGGAATGTTCTTGATTCCCATCCGAATTCCCACCTGGCGGTAGAAGTGGAAGCACGCGAGACGCTCGTTCGGGGTCAACCGCCGCCACCCGAACCGGTCGATCCAATCGATCGGCTCGTAGATGAAGGTGGTCAGCACGTACAGCATGTCGTCGTTGTCGATGTCGTATTTGCCGTGCATGCGGTTCACTACGCGGAGCGACTCGATGCCGCGCTCGGAGTCGTAGCCGTGTTCGACGAGTTCGGCCATCAGGAGTGCGGTGTCGTCGTACCGCTTCTGGGGACGCTTCTCGAATTCACCGGTGCGCTGCAGCAGTTCGGAGATGGTGGGGACGCAGTACGTTCGGAAGAGCGCGAACTCGAGCGACCGCTGGTAGTCCCACGGAAACTCGTAGCCGGCCGTGATGCGGTGGATCTCCTGGTGATCCCGGACCGGGTCGAGTTCGTCGACCCGCCGCTGCCAGCCGTGCCTGCCTCGCGGAACCCCACCCGGCGTGGCGGGATCGGCGCGCTCGGTCTTCGTCGGCATGTGGTGCCTTCCTCCCGTGTGATCAGCGTCCGTGGCGGTTCTTCAGCATCCAGGCCGAGATCTTCATGTCCCGCGACTTGCGCTGCATGGTCAGCAGATTCAGGGGCGCCGCGAACCTCTGCCGGGCGATGGACTTGACCCGGCTGAATTCACGCAGTCCGTCCGCTCCGTGGATGCGGCCGAATCCCGAGTCGCCGACGCCACCGAACGGCAACGCCGCCACCCCGGCGAATCCGAGCACCGAACCGATCGTCACGACGCCGACGCGGAGCTTCTCGGCCACCTGCATCGCCTTGTTCGAATCCTTGGTGAAGATGGACGCGCCGAGCCCGAACGTGGTGCCGTTGGCCTTCGCCACCGCGTCGTCGAGGCTCGCGACCTTGTTGACGACGACGGTCGGGCCGAACGTCTCCTCCCGGATCGCGGCGCTGTCCTCGGGAACACCGGTGAGCACGATCGGCCCCACGTATCCGTCCCGGATGGAGTCGAGTCCGCCCACCACCGCGGATCCGCCCTTGTCGAGCGCATCCCGGACGTGGTCGCGGACGACGTCCGACTGACTGGTCATCGTCATCGGACCGTAGGACGCGTCCCGTGGGCCCGGCCGCA
It includes:
- a CDS encoding TetR/AcrR family transcriptional regulator; its protein translation is MTVARTSAAAGAATDRPIRRRPKNRKAQIANVAAEAFSERGYHAVGVDEIAATIGISGPALYRHFPNKYALLVHAATTTADALQAAAEGALDAVAGLGPADQLDHLVSALVANSIEHRKVAGLYRWEGRYLEADDRTRIRSVFVHVTGCVAAPLREIRPELTAVDATTLGASTLSVMASISAHRTTLATRRLGALLKSACASILDASLPPAVADAGTDSGTDGVRGLTVTSKRELLIIEAGKIFDRHGYHDSSIEEIGSAAGINASSVYRHFPSKADLLAAVFYRASDRLAVATSAALSTATDPEDALRKLAESYLELSFRNPEVLSVYFAEIGNLPKNERTNLRNVQRLHVEEWVHLVTAVRTELSAPEARFLVHAALGLVLDIGRLVHFDTREESRARLHTLMTAVLLGH
- a CDS encoding enoyl-CoA hydratase — protein: MTAPAVDGLHVVNEAGILRITIDRPDRMNALDLTHMSALGDVLTAAATDSSVRVVVIAGAGSRAFSTGADLAAAAAAGGREAPAEVVMESANRVIRAVVQLPVPVIAQVNGAAAGVGASIALTADLTYTSDNAYLLLAFVNIGLMPDGGSIALIAASIGRARATRMALLGERLPASEAEREGLIAGVLPPDELAAHVDAVATRLARGPRRAIALTKRALTAATLTALDASLDREKAGQAELLQAPDFVEGVNAMLAKRAPNFRS
- a CDS encoding oxygenase MpaB family protein, whose product is MPTKTERADPATPGGVPRGRHGWQRRVDELDPVRDHQEIHRITAGYEFPWDYQRSLEFALFRTYCVPTISELLQRTGEFEKRPQKRYDDTALLMAELVEHGYDSERGIESLRVVNRMHGKYDIDNDDMLYVLTTFIYEPIDWIDRFGWRRLTPNERLACFHFYRQVGIRMGIKNIPESYADFYRFKTDYERRHFRYTDDNHRVGTYTLKLFCSWFPAPLRPFVAQGVYSLLDPMMLAAFGFPAAPHLPQSASRRALRVRARLVRFLPPRRVSKAARDPHNRSYPGYPVGYRPRDLGADNDNHRGSRRRAA